DNA sequence from the Nicotiana tomentosiformis chromosome 3, ASM39032v3, whole genome shotgun sequence genome:
GAAAACAACAAATACTTGTGATTACTACTTGCTGACTAATGGAGTGAACCACTGAAATTGAGAGGGTGATGATGATTTTGATATAAAAATCTATCTAAAGTAGAGCCAGTAAAAATAGACGTTTGCTTGAATTTTGCAATTCGGGTAAATTAGCGTTACAACAATACTTAGTTTAGTTTTGAAAAGTAAAATCAACCACATTTATCCATTTCGTATTCCGTTGTAGAGATTTCCACTCACAATAAACACGGAGTTAGGCAGATAAGAGAGGATCCAAATTAAAAGAAGTAACAAATGAATATAGGCATCAcatttataatttataaatataaatgtaaagaaaataaaaagaaaagtgaATAGTAGTAGTAGAAAGAAAGAGAGAGGCCCCGTAAAATACTGACATTGCTCGAGGACTTAGGACGGAGAGGACTTAGCTTTTCTTCTCATTCGTTAAAAATATcgttcttctctctctctctctctctctctctctctctctctctcctacaTTCACACGTTGTTGAATCAGAAGCTCCATTTCTTCCTCTGTCTCTCTTTCTAATCtccattttctttctttcttgacaCCTTTCCCTGCTTCAGGTAAGTTTTTGTTTTCTTCCTTCCATTTTTCTTGTTTTCTGTGTATTTTTTCACGAATTAGACGTGCATGTTAACACAATGTATTTCCCTCCAACCCCTTCTTGGAATGTGTAATTGTGGATGTTTCTTTTTGTGGGTCAATACCTTGTGTTTGTGCATGTTATAAATGCTCTCTACAATAGCTGAATTTTGTCATTTGTGATTTTCTCTCTTCTTGATTCTCTTTTAATTTCTTGCTATATAATATGTGGTGGCATTACGTACCTATATTGTTGGTTTGTGAATATTCAGCTCTCAATCTTTTCTTTTCCGTGTTAATGTTTGTGGGTTGGTCGATTTTATTTTAATTGCTCTATGGGCTCAAATTTTATTCAGATATGTTGATGCCAAAATGTCTGGTTTTTGGGTATTTTCAGGTTAAATCTCGACGTTGTTTAACGTGAATTGTCACTTATTCCTCTTGCTATGATGCTCTGCTTGAGAATGCCGTTCAATTGTCTTGGAGAAGGCAACCTATAGCTGTGTGTTGTTGAATATTATAATGTGGTGATACAACTGATGTGTGCATTGGCTAGAGGGGAAAAGAATGGCGGGTGGCAGGATAAGAGCAAAGATTCGCAAGAGTAGTATTTACACATTTGGTTGTCGTAAGCGGCCACCTACGTCTGAGGAAGAGGGTCCTCGTGATTTAGGCACAACTTCTTCAAGAGTAGTCCATTGCAACAAACCTCAACTCCATGAAAAGAAACCTCTCAAGTATCGCTCCAATTTCGTATCCACCACAAAGTACAATGTCATCACGTTCCTACCTAAGGCCCTATTCGAGCAATTCAGGCGTGTTGCTAACTTGTATTTTCTCATGTGTGCAATTCTAACACTCACAACGGATCTTTCTCCATTTGATCCATTTAGTACGGTTGCTCCTTTGGTCTTTGTTGTTGGTTTGAGTATGGCGAAAGAAGGATTGGAAGATTCAAAGCGATTCATACAAGATATGAATGTAAATCGTCGAAAAGCTAGTGTACACAAGATTGATGGTGTGTTTGAAGATACGCCATGGATGAAGATCCGGGTTGGAGATGTCGTGAAAGTGAAAAAGGATCATTTTTTTCCAGCTGATTTACTTCTTTTATCATCTAGTTACGAAGATGGAATTTGTTATGTGGAAACTATGAACTTGGACGGAGAGACAAACTTGAAGGTAAGAAGAGCTTTGGAGGTTACCTTACCTTTGGATGAAGATGAGACTTTCAAGGAATTCAGCGCGACCATAAAATGTGAAGATCCTAATCCTAGCCTTTACACTTTTGTTGGCAACCTTGAATATGATCGTCAGGTTTATCCTCTTGATCCTAGTCAGATTCTCCTCCGGGATTCAAAGCTTAGGAATACTGCTTATGTCTATGGAGTCGCAATATTCACTGGTCATGATAGCAAAGTTATGCAGAATTCTACAAAGTCTCCTTCAAAGAGGAGCAGGGTTGAATTACAGATGGACAAGATTATTTACCTCCTTTTTGCCCTTCTTCTCTTGATATCATTTGTCAGTTCCATTGGCTTTGCCATAAACGTAAAAATCGACCTGCCAAAATGGTGGTATCTGCAACCTAAGGACAATTCCAATAATTCGACTGATCTAAGCAAGCCTGAGTTGTCTGGCCTTCTGCATTTGTTCACTGCACTTATTTTGTATGGTTATTTAATTCCTATATCCCTCTATGTTTCCACTGAAGTCGTGAAGGTCCTACAGGCATCGTTCATAAACCAGGATATCAGTTTGTACGATGATGAGTCAGGAACTCCTGCTCAAGCTCGTACTTCAAACTTAAATGAGGAGCTTGGGCAGGTTGATACAATCCTCTCGGACAAAACGGGCACTTTGACGTGCAACCAAATGGACTTCCTAAAATGCTCTATTGCCGGTAATCCTTATGGAACACGTGCTAGTGATGTTGAACTTGCGGCTGCAAAGCAGTTGGCGGAGGACATGGGCGGGAAAGATCTTGAACTTTCACAGAAACCTGATGGTGGGAATGGTTTTGGTGCATCGGAAGTCCAGTTAGAGACGGTTGTCACCTCTAAAGATGGAAGCAACCTTAAACCTGCAATAAAGGGGTTCAGCTTTGAGGATAGCCGCCTTATGAAGGGAAGTTGGATGAAAGAGCCAAATGCAGATGTCATCTTGCTATTCTTTAGGATACTAGCAATTTGTCATGCTGCTATTCCTGAGCTAAATGAGGAGACCGGAAGCTTTAGTTATGAATCAGAGTCTCCAGACGAAGTATCATTTCTTGTTGCAGCAAGAGAATTCGGTTTTGAGTTTTGCAAAAGAACTCAAGCAAGTGTTTTTGTAAGAGAAAGATACCCTTCTTTTCAAGATCCAGTTGAAAGGTAAGATCAAGTCTCAAATTCTCTCAAGTTGCTTCCAAGAATTGCATTACCCTTGTAGTACACTTACATTTTGTTCCATTTACTCCAGGGAATACAAAGTTCTTAATCTTTTGGACTTCACCAGCAAGCGGAAACGAATGTCTGTCATCGTTCGGGATGAGAGTGGCCAGATTCTTCTCTTGTGTAAAGGAGCAGACAGGTTTTTCTTTTGCTACCCTTTGTTATTCTCAATTTTAGCTGCTGCATCCCTCAAAGTTGGTGATTCAAGAGCCCTTCTGCTATAAAAAATACAGTCGGCACGTCTGTAAATTCCAAGCAACTCCCTTCACCCCTATTTATTTGTCTCTTTTTTGACTGGGTATCATTAACAAGAAAAGAGTCGAAACTATGAGTTGTTTAATGTTGGTTTGAGAAGCATTGGATCTAAATTTGAGTTTTGTGCTATAAATGAATATAATTGAGGATAGACCTGTATCATATACAACTTCTTGTGGTATTTAGAATGTACTAAAAATTTCTGTCAGAGGAAAGTAgtctaaaacaacaacaacaacaacccagtataatcccactagtggggtctgaggagtgTAGTTTGTACgaagaccttacctctaccctgaggtagagagtttgtttccgatagactctcggctccctccctccaagaactccccaccttgctcttgggatgactcgaactcgtaaccttttggttggaagtggagggtgctcaccactagagcaacccactcttgtcagaGGAAAGTAGTCTAAGACATCCCAAAAAGGGAAATAGGCAAAAGCTTTTTGAGACAGAGTAAATACATTTTTTATGAATTACTCAAAATTTGCCCCTATATCCTCACTTCTTGTATGCATGAGGGTGAAACTATTTTCTTTCTGAAGTGTTAATCCTCTCGGCTTTTTCTTTTCTACCCGACCCTATTTGTCAGCTGGAAATGGGATTAGAGATCTTCTAAGAGCTTGGTCCATTTTCTGCATGAAGTAGGAAATATTATAATTGATGAATTTCCCTTGCTTTTGCTATTTGTTAAGTTTATCAATGTAGCCCTTTCTTGGTTAAATTTCAAGTGAAATGTTGTCTATTTTGGATTATGCAGCATCATCTATGATAGATTAGCAAAGAATGGAAGGAGGTTTGAGGAAGCTATGACAAAGCATTTGAACGAATATGGGGAAGCAGGTTTGCGTACCCTTGTGCTTGCCTACAAGAAGCTCGATGAGGCAGAGTACTCAACTTGGAATGAAGAGTTTACTAAAGCAAAAACTTCAATTGGTGGGGATAGAGATGTTATTCTTGAACGcgtatctgatatgatggaaaagGATTTGATCCTTGTTGGTGCTACGGCTGTGGAGGATAAACTACagaagggagtatgttcctttaATTACTTACTAGAAAATGAAAAATGTGCATTTCCAATTCACTGTCCTTTCAACTATTTCATTCTATATGTTTGACCAGGTTCCTCAGTGCATTGATAAACTGGCGCAAGCTGGTCTCAAGATCTGGGTTTTGACAGGTGATAAGATGGAAACAGCCATAAACATAGGGTCTGTCTCTCAAAACAGAGAAATGGCATCCACCATTTCATATTATTTAGCCGGTGGACGACAACTGCTAATGGGAAATACCTCCTTTCTTTCAGGTATGCGTGTAGTTTGCTTCGACAAGGAATGAAACAGATATGCATAACAACAATGAATGCAGACTCAGTGGCCCAAGATTCTAAACAGGTAGGTTTGTTGAAAACAAACAGTTTAAGTTCTTCTCGAAATTTATTATGATTAATGACAGCTTCCATTTATTTGTCATGATCAGGCTATAAAGGAGAACATTGTGAAGCAAATCACAAATGCTTCCCAGATGGTCAAGCTTGAAAAGGATCCCCATGCCGCATTTGCCTTGATAATTGACGGGAAAACACTATCTTTTGCATTGGAGGATGATACGAAGCATCAATTTTTGAATTTAGCTGTTGATTGTGCTTCAGTCATTTGCTGCCGTGTCTCTCCTAAGCAGAAGGCTTTGGTAAGATAATGTCAAACTTGATTTGCCTTTTCAATTGTATCCCGACTATCCTTCGTAAGTTGagcttattcatattttttcaGGTAACCAGGTTAGTGAAGGAGGGAACTGGAAAAATCACTCTAGGAATTGGTGATGGTGCAAATGATGTTGGGATGATTCAAGAAGCAGACATTGGTGTTGGCATTAGCGGTGCAGAAGGAATGCAGGTTGGTGATGGGTTTAGCGGGTCTTTTGGCGTATTAGTCTATTAAAAGCAACTTTACATTCTTCTTGGACAGAAGATCATACTCGATTCATTTGCCTTAGTAGATCAATGTTGTAATTAGAAGTTAACAACAGTTTACTCAAACATTTCACTTATCAAAAAGAAAGGTTATTGAGAAAAAACATCTCacttattaaaaagaaaaaggtTCTAGAAAAAATGTTTCACTTATCAAAACAAAAAGGTTACTTGAATAGTTTAAAAGGATGCTTACATCATTCTTGATTCTTGAGGAATGAATTAAGGCCACGTTTCCATGTTGCCGAGTATATATCCTCTTGCTGTAGCTCCGCTTAAATGGTTATCAGCTTCTTGCAGGCAGTGATGGCTAGTGATTTTGCTGTTGCACAGTTTCGGTTCTTGGAGCGACTTCTCGTTGTACATGGGCACTGGTGCTACAAACGAATTGCTCAGATGGTAATTGTGTATATATCTGTTTCGTTTTATGCATAGAACATGAAATACATGTGTGGCCTGATAATATAAAATGTCCTCATCAGATACAAGAAAACAATTAAGCACTACATTTCTTTGATCCTTTTACAAATTTCATCTAATATGCACCATTATCTTCTGTGTGCAGATATGCTACTTCTTCTATAAGAATATAGCTTTTGGCCTCACACTTTTTTACTTTGAGGTTTTCGCTGGATTTTCGGGACAGTCGGTCTATAATGATATGTATATGATTCTGTTCAATGTGCTTCTTACCTCACTGCCTGTAATTGCACTCGGAGTATTCGAGCAGGACGTGTCTTCTGAAATTTGCTTACAGGTGAGTCCTCCGCCAATAACTTTCTCTTGGAATTCCTATCAAATTAAAAAGTAATGGTGTAGGTCCGTAATTTTATAGAACCTTAATGCCCTCTTGCAGTTTCCTGCACTGTACCAGCAAGGACCCAAAAACTTGTTCTTTGACTGGTATAGAATAATTGGGTGGCTTGGCAACGGTGTCTACACCTCCCTCGTAATTTTCTTCCTCAACATTATGTTCTTCTATGATCAAGCATTCTGCGCTGAAGGCCAGACTGCTGATTTGACTATTCTTGGTACTTCAATGTTTACCTGCATCATCTGGGCCGTCAACTGCCAGATCGCGCTCACAATGAGTCATTTCACATGGATACAACATGTTTTTATTTGGGGGAGCATAGCTGTTTGGTACCTATCTCTTGTACTCTACGGTATGGTATTACCAGATTATGCTAAATATGCCTTCAGAATCCTGCAGGAAGAGTTAGGTCCAGCGCCAATCTATTGGTGTACCACCCTCGTAGTAACTTTAGCCTGCATTTTGCCTTACCTTGCCCACATAGCTTTCCAGAGATCGTTCCATCCGATGGATCATCACATTATTCAAGAAATCAAATATTATAAGAAAGACGTTAAAGATGAGCGTATGTGGAAGAGACAGCAAACTAGAGCAAGACAGAAGACAAATATCGGTTTCACAGCACGAGTAGATGCCAAAATTAGGAATTTGAAAGGAAGGCTGCAGAAAAAGAATGCACAGATCGAGTAAACATAAGCATAACTGTGTGCATTGCTTTATCTTCTTCCTTTCCCCGATTTTGATTACTAACAGAAATGGAGGTTGGCCATTTTGCAATTTTCCCCCCCCTGGCCCTTCTAATTTGATTTGTAAGATTCTTTTATTGTCCAGTATAGTGATCGACAAATGAGGTCATTCATTAGTTACGAAATACTTTGGCTGCAGTGTACAAATTACAATACTTATACATCCATGTATAGTTTTGAGAAATAGCTAAGACACATTTCTCTTGGTTTCTTATTTTGGTTTTGCTTACCTGTGGACTAGTTTCATTGAAATGTTACAATTGAAAAAGGATAAAGAGCAGCCCGATGTACTAAGTTCCCGCAATGAGCGGGGTTTCGGAAAGGTCCAGACCACATTGGATTTATTATATGCAATCTTTTATTGAAATGTTATACTAATACAAAATGAATAAAGGACAGTCCGATGTACAAAGTTACCGCTATGTGTGGGGTCCCGGGAAGGGCCATTCCACATTAGATATATTGTATACAATCTTTCATTGAAATGTTATATTAATAGAAAAAGGATAAAGGGCAGCCTGAAGCACTAAGTCCCCGCTGTGTGCGGGTTCCGAAAAGGGTCAGGCCACTTGGATCTATTGTATGCAATCTTACTTTGTATCTCTGCAAAAGGTTATTTTCACGACTTGAACACGTGACCTCCTGATTACGCAGCGGCAACTCTTACCATTATTGCCAAGGCTCCCCATATGTTTTTTGTTATAATCATCAAAATAATTCATACGAATATGTGGCCTCTTTATAATTTTATTCTACTTCTAATGACATCATTATCAAAAGATTAGTCATCCTTTAAACATTTTCGAAGTCAATAATTTATGAAGTTGTTGTCAAGATTACCTCGATGACTAATTGAGCACTGCAAACGTGTGTTTAACTTAATTCAGTTGAGTGATCTTTACCTAAAAATCTTAACAACTTTCACATTAAACTTAGTAGAGTGAGCCAAATACTAATTCAAGACCAAACTACCTAATCCGTTACATTGGTTTGGTTGCGGTTGGCTACTGTCAAATCTATTTTATATTTCCATTTCTCCTTTCAATTTTGAAGAAGTTACTAGCAAATAGAGCATCTGATTTTGAGAGTTTTACGCATCAAATGATACGCTAAACTAATTTGGGATTGAAGTGGTTGTTGTCAATCTCAAGTAGCATAGTATATATAGATAAGAAAATAGAAATCATACGATACatttgattatatataaaaattatgcaATATTATAATAATTTAAAACGGTAAAGAGGATGATGtacatataaatacatgaaaTCCAATTAAATGACATATAATCAATTGGAATTGATGTTGACTTactatatacggtcgaaatagatttcggccttc
Encoded proteins:
- the LOC104098010 gene encoding probable phospholipid-transporting ATPase 4, producing MAGGRIRAKIRKSSIYTFGCRKRPPTSEEEGPRDLGTTSSRVVHCNKPQLHEKKPLKYRSNFVSTTKYNVITFLPKALFEQFRRVANLYFLMCAILTLTTDLSPFDPFSTVAPLVFVVGLSMAKEGLEDSKRFIQDMNVNRRKASVHKIDGVFEDTPWMKIRVGDVVKVKKDHFFPADLLLLSSSYEDGICYVETMNLDGETNLKVRRALEVTLPLDEDETFKEFSATIKCEDPNPSLYTFVGNLEYDRQVYPLDPSQILLRDSKLRNTAYVYGVAIFTGHDSKVMQNSTKSPSKRSRVELQMDKIIYLLFALLLLISFVSSIGFAINVKIDLPKWWYLQPKDNSNNSTDLSKPELSGLLHLFTALILYGYLIPISLYVSTEVVKVLQASFINQDISLYDDESGTPAQARTSNLNEELGQVDTILSDKTGTLTCNQMDFLKCSIAGNPYGTRASDVELAAAKQLAEDMGGKDLELSQKPDGGNGFGASEVQLETVVTSKDGSNLKPAIKGFSFEDSRLMKGSWMKEPNADVILLFFRILAICHAAIPELNEETGSFSYESESPDEVSFLVAAREFGFEFCKRTQASVFVRERYPSFQDPVEREYKVLNLLDFTSKRKRMSVIVRDESGQILLLCKGADSIIYDRLAKNGRRFEEAMTKHLNEYGEAGLRTLVLAYKKLDEAEYSTWNEEFTKAKTSIGGDRDVILERVSDMMEKDLILVGATAVEDKLQKGVPQCIDKLAQAGLKIWVLTGDKMETAINIGYACSLLRQGMKQICITTMNADSVAQDSKQAIKENIVKQITNASQMVKLEKDPHAAFALIIDGKTLSFALEDDTKHQFLNLAVDCASVICCRVSPKQKALVTRLVKEGTGKITLGIGDGANDVGMIQEADIGVGISGAEGMQAVMASDFAVAQFRFLERLLVVHGHWCYKRIAQMICYFFYKNIAFGLTLFYFEVFAGFSGQSVYNDMYMILFNVLLTSLPVIALGVFEQDVSSEICLQFPALYQQGPKNLFFDWYRIIGWLGNGVYTSLVIFFLNIMFFYDQAFCAEGQTADLTILGTSMFTCIIWAVNCQIALTMSHFTWIQHVFIWGSIAVWYLSLVLYGMVLPDYAKYAFRILQEELGPAPIYWCTTLVVTLACILPYLAHIAFQRSFHPMDHHIIQEIKYYKKDVKDERMWKRQQTRARQKTNIGFTARVDAKIRNLKGRLQKKNAQIE